The genome window TTCGGACCCCATGACCCACAACCCTGCTCAACACATCGTCGTCGGTATGTCCGGGGGTGTGGATTCCTCGGTCACCGCCCTGCTGCTCAAGCGGCAGGGTTACGCCGTCAGCGGTCTATTCATGAAGAATTGGGAGGACCACCCCGACGGCGAATGCCCGGCGCTGCAGGATTCGCGCGACGTCATGGCCGTGTGCGACCAGCTCGACATCGACATGGACGGGGTCAATTTCGCCGCCGAGTACTGGGACCGGGTGTTCGCCTATTTTCTCGAGGAATACCGCGCCGGGCGCACCCCCAACCCGGACGTACTCTGCAACAAAGAGATCAAGTTTAAGGCCTTCCTCGATTACGCCTTGGCCCACGGCGCTGACAAGATCGCCACCGGACACTACGCCCGGATCGAACTGCGCAACGGTTACTACCGCCTGCTGAAGGCCAAAGATCAGAACAAGGATCAGACCTATTTTCTCTACACCCTGGGCCAGGCGCAGCTATCGAAGACCCTCTTCCCGCTGGGTGAGATCACCAAGCCACAGGTGCGCAAGATCGCGGCGGAGCACCAGTTCGTCAATGCACAGAAGAAAGACTCCACCGGCATCTGCTTCATCGGCGAGCGCAAGTTCAAGGAATTTCTGAGTCAGTACCTGCCGGCCCAACCGGGCGAAATGCGCACTCCGGAGGGCGAACTGATCGGCCACCACGACGGCCTGATGTACTACACCTTGGGCCAGCGTCAGGGGCTGGGCATCGGCGGGCGCAGCAATTCCAGCGGCGCGCCCTGGTTCGTGGTGGGCAAGGACCTGGAAGGCAACATCCTGCAGGTGGCTCAGGGCGAACACCCCATGCTCTATAGTGATAGTCTGGAGGCCGCCAAGCTGCACTGGACCACCGGCGTGGCGCCGCACACGCCACTGCGCTGCGCCGCCAAGACCCGTTACCGCCAACCGGACCAGGCCTGCACCCTCACGCGAATCGAGGGCGACCGCTGTTGGGTCGACTTCGACCGGCCGCAGCGGGCCGTGACGCCGGGGCAGTCGGTGGTTTTTTATCAGGGTGACGAATGCTTGGGCGGGGGCGTCATCGAGGCCACGGCCAGCCACACTCAACTCAAACAACACCTGGGATAAGACGAACAGAGATGCAACACAGCTATCGGGAACAGGTCATGGCCTTCGGCGGCATCTGGCAAGCCGTCAAACTGGTGCAACAGGTGGCACGTCAGGGCCATGCCGACACAGAACCCTTCGAGGCGTCACTCAACACATTGTTCGTCACCGACCCAAAGACCACCGAAGAGGTGTACGGCTCGGTCAAGCATCTGGTCCTGGGGCTGGAGACCATCCTCGACCAGTTCGGCGACGCCACCAATCACCGCGACATGGAGCTGACCAAGTACGTCATCGGCCTGATGCACCTGGAGCGCAAACTGGCGCGCGCGCCGGCGTTGGTGGACAAGCTCGGCAGCGGCATCGAACTGGCCACCTCCCAGCTGCAGCACTTCGGCAGCGTCAGCCACGAAAACATCATCGCCAGCCTGGCCGAGACCTACGCCAACACCATCAGCACCCTGGCGCCCAAGATCATCGTCCAGGGCGAACAGGGCCATCTCAGCAACAGCCATAACGCCGCCAAGGTGCGCGCCCTGCTGCTGGCCGGCATCCGCTCCACCGTGCTCTGGCACCAGTGCGGCGGCCGCCGCCTGGGGTTGCTGTTCAACCGCAAAAAAATGCTGAACCAGACTAAAGAACTCTTGAATGAAACCTACTGACACAGGAATGACCATGGAATTATCACAACTCACCGCCCTCTCCCCCATCGACGGCCGCTACGGCGCCAAGACCACCGACCTGCGCCCCATCTTCAGCGAATACGGCCTGATCAAACACCGCGTGCTGGTGGAGGTGCGCTGGCTGCAAATGCTGGCGGCCCAGCCGAATATCGACGAGGTGCCAGATCTGAGTGAGCATGCCACCAAGGTACTCAACGACATTGTCGACAAATTCAGCGTCGAGGACGCCCAGCGCGTCAAGAATATCGAAAAGACCACCAACCACGATGTCAAGGCGGTGGAGTATTTCCTGAAAGAGAAGATCGCCGGCAACGAAGAACTGGAGGCGGTGAGTGAATTTATTCACTTCGCCTGCACCTCGGAAGACATCAACAACCTGGCCTACGGCCTGATGCTGCGCGCCGCGCGCACCCAGTCGCTGCTGCCCATGATGGACGACATGATCAAGGCCGTCTCCGATCTGGCGCACAAGTACGCCGAACAGCCCATGCTGTCACGCACCCACGGCCAGCCCGCCTCGCCCACCACCGTAGGCAAGGAAATGGCCAACGTCGCGTTTCGACTCAAACGTCAGCGCGAACAGGTGGTGATGGTGCCCATGCTGGGCAAGATCAACGGCGCGGTGGGCAACTACAATGCCCATCTGTCGGCCTACCCCGAACTGGACTGGCAGTCCATCGCCGCCAACTTCGTCACCGGTCTGGGCCTGGACTGGAATCCCTACACCACCCAGATCGAACCGCACGACTACATCGCCGAGTTCTTCGACGCGGTGGCGCGTTTCAATACCATCGTCATCGACTTCTGCCGCGATGTCTGGGGCTACATCTCGGTGGGCTATTTCAAGCAGCGCACCGTCGCCGGCGAGGTGGGCTCCTCCACCATGCCGCACAAGGTCAATCCCATCGACTTCGAAAACGCCGAGGGCAACCTCGGCCTGGCCAACGCCCTGTTCGACCATCTGGCGGCCAAACTGCCCGTCTCGCGCTGGCAGCGCGACCTGACCGACTCCACCGTGCTGCGCAACCTGGGCGTGGGCCTGGCCCACGGCGCCATCGCCTACCAATCCTGCCTCAAGGGCATTGCCAAGCTGGAGGCCAACCCGGCACGCCTGGCGGAAGACCTGGACCACGCCTGGGAGGTGCTGGCAGAACCGATTCAGACCGTGATGCGCCGCTACGGCATCGAAAAGCCCTATGAGAAGCTCAAGGAACTGACGCGCGGCAAGGGCATCGACCAGGACAGCCTGAAGAATTTCATCCAAAACCTGGCGATTCCCGAGGCCGAAAAGCAGCGCCTGCTGGGACTGACCCCGGCGAGCTACATCGGCAACGCCGTACAACAGACGCGTAATTGCTAAGCCAAAGTGTGAACCGGATCACAGAAATCCGGCCGCGCATGGTCATAATTGATCCTACGGACGAGTCTTGTGGCGGCACCCCCACATCCACCCCAACGCTCTGGTCGTCGCAAACCGTCCGGAAACACGCCCGAACTGCGGAGGGAGCAGTTCGGGCTTTTTTGTATCCGGTCACAATGCGGCTTAAAATGGGATCAGTGCTTAGCAAGATGGGGAGTACACATGGCGTTACAGCTAGACGACTATATTCTGGGTGAAAGTGACGAGCTGCTCATGCTCGACAGCAGTGAGGACTGCAGTGCCGCCGTACTCGCCCTCACCCAACAGGCGAAACGGTCACTGGATATTTTCAGCCACAGCCTCGACCGCCGCGTATACAACGGCCAAGCCCTCTACAGCGCCGCACTCAAGCTGGCGACTTACAGCCGTTATTCCCAGATCCGCATCATCCTCAAGGACTCCACCGACGCGGTCAAACGCGGCAGTCGTCTGGTGGAGTTGAGTCACCGCCTCAGCAGCCGGGTGTTGATGCGCAAACCGCCGCTGGAATACCGCGATTTTGCCGAGGAGTTCGTCATCGCCGACGACGTCGGACTGCTGCGGCGCAAGCTCGCCACGCGCTATGCAGGCGAATTCAGTTTTTACGAGCCCTTAACATGCCGCCAACTCAAAAAATTCTTCGACGAGTGCTGGGAAAAGAGCGCCCCGGACCCGGACCTGCGCCGCCTACACCTGTGAACCGCCCACTGCCAGGCCCTGGCCATTGGCTCGCGCTGCTGCTCCTGCTGGGACTGGCGCAACATGCCATGGCCGAGGAAACCGTCAAGATCATCGCCCTCGAGCACCGTCTGGCGGCCGAATTGGTGCCGACACTGGAACCCTTCGTGGATGAACAGGGCGTGCTTACCGCCAAGGACAACAAGCTCATTATTCGCAGCAGCCTGCGCAACATCGGCGAGATCCGGGAACTGGCCGAGCAATTGGACCAGCCGCTGCAACGCCTGTTGATCGAGGTGAGACAACCGCTGGCGGGCTCGCGCGCGGCCGAGCGCACCACCGTATCGGGCCAGAGCGAGTCGCCGGAGCAGACGGCCAGAATCGTGATTGAACGCCACCGCAGCGCCGGTCGCGACCAGGCCGCCAGCGGGCAGCGCCTGCAAGTCCTGGACGGTCGCAGCGCCGTGATCAAGAGCGGCCAGCTCGTCCCCATGGCCAAGCGCCAGCTACGCGACGGTCAGGCCGAGACGGTGATCGAACATCAGGACGTCAGCAGCGGGTTTCGCGTCACCCCTCATCTCACCGGTGACGACCGTGTGATGCTCCAGATTGCCCCCTTCAGCGCCACGCTAGACAGTGGTGGGGGCGGCGTCATCAACCGCCAACAGGCCGTCACCACCGTCTCGGGCAAGCTGGGCGAATGGCTGGAGATCGGCGGGATCAGTGACAGCCAACAGGAACAAGAGCAGGAACAGACGCGCGTCTATGCCACGCACCGGCGCGATGAACAACAGCGCCGTATATTGATCAAAGTCACCAGACTGGAGTAAATAACCGCGATGATGGCCATTCTGGAAAATCTTGCCGATATCTCTCTCGAGGCGGCGCCCTGGCTGCTGCTGGGATTCCTGTGCGCCGGTCTGATCAAGGCCTGGTTGCCGGCAGACCTGATCAACCGCTGGCTCGGCGGCGACGGCATCTGGCCGGTGACCAAGGCGGCCTTGATCGGCGCACCCTTGCCGCTGTGCTCCTGCGGCGTGTTGCCCGCCGCCA of Candidatus Tenderia electrophaga contains these proteins:
- a CDS encoding adenylosuccinate lyase (Catalyzes two discrete reactions in the de novo synthesis of purines: the cleavage of adenylosuccinate and succinylaminoimidazole carboxamide ribotide) encodes the protein MELSQLTALSPIDGRYGAKTTDLRPIFSEYGLIKHRVLVEVRWLQMLAAQPNIDEVPDLSEHATKVLNDIVDKFSVEDAQRVKNIEKTTNHDVKAVEYFLKEKIAGNEELEAVSEFIHFACTSEDINNLAYGLMLRAARTQSLLPMMDDMIKAVSDLAHKYAEQPMLSRTHGQPASPTTVGKEMANVAFRLKRQREQVVMVPMLGKINGAVGNYNAHLSAYPELDWQSIAANFVTGLGLDWNPYTTQIEPHDYIAEFFDAVARFNTIVIDFCRDVWGYISVGYFKQRTVAGEVGSSTMPHKVNPIDFENAEGNLGLANALFDHLAAKLPVSRWQRDLTDSTVLRNLGVGLAHGAIAYQSCLKGIAKLEANPARLAEDLDHAWEVLAEPIQTVMRRYGIEKPYEKLKELTRGKGIDQDSLKNFIQNLAIPEAEKQRLLGLTPASYIGNAVQQTRNC
- a CDS encoding tRNA-specific 2-thiouridylase; the encoded protein is MTHNPAQHIVVGMSGGVDSSVTALLLKRQGYAVSGLFMKNWEDHPDGECPALQDSRDVMAVCDQLDIDMDGVNFAAEYWDRVFAYFLEEYRAGRTPNPDVLCNKEIKFKAFLDYALAHGADKIATGHYARIELRNGYYRLLKAKDQNKDQTYFLYTLGQAQLSKTLFPLGEITKPQVRKIAAEHQFVNAQKKDSTGICFIGERKFKEFLSQYLPAQPGEMRTPEGELIGHHDGLMYYTLGQRQGLGIGGRSNSSGAPWFVVGKDLEGNILQVAQGEHPMLYSDSLEAAKLHWTTGVAPHTPLRCAAKTRYRQPDQACTLTRIEGDRCWVDFDRPQRAVTPGQSVVFYQGDECLGGGVIEATASHTQLKQHLG